The following is a genomic window from Staphylococcus saccharolyticus.
ACAATCTGATAAACAACTATCATCAGTAGCCATCATTATGAACCCAACGTCTGAGAATCACTTTCAAGCAATATATATTATGATCAATGTATTGAAGTATCCTTATCCTGATGGCAACAAAAAATTCGACATTATTAATTCTAAAGCAGAGAAATATGATGTTCCAGTCGTAGGAATCGATGTTCAACCACCAGAAACATACCATGACTTAAAATTATATTTCAACTATCTTATTAGCGTCTTGCGTCTTCAAAGATGGATACCTCCATTACAATAAACTTTAATTCTTATAGTATTTCATGTTTTTCTTTCTCATATGTTTTTTTCAAATATTTGTAAGGAGAACATTGAATATCATGAACATACTTAAGTTGCATGAGCTTATGTACAATATCATCAGCATGTACTTCATTAACATACATGACTACAAATTTTCTTTGTCTATTTGAATGAACAATATGTCCATACTTTCTAATTTGACGTTCGTGTTTCATATGTTTCAAAAAAATAATTAAACTTATTCTTGGAATTATATTCATATCTTGCTCACTCCATTATTTATACAATTGTTATCATATCACGTCTAAGTGAGTATTGAAATGACTATGACTGTTTGTCAGTTTGGCATTTTAATCTGTCATATAACTTATGTTATATTTTCTGAAAATGAATGAAGAAATACAAGTCATGAATATCTCCATGATATTATCATTGTATTAATCAGTAATTATTTGATACGCTTACCCTAATCAACACGAGGAGGATTCTAACATGTCTCATACTAAAAAATGATTTATTAATGGTACATTAGCAACAGCTGGTATCTTAAGTAGTATATTTTATCTTTTTAAAAATAAGTCTTCTAAAACTTTAAAATCTATCCCACCTTTCTTCTCTGGACAAGCACCCTACTTATTTGCGCACAGAGGTGGGATGGCAATGAGACCTGAACAAACCCAATTGGCATTTGATAATGCTGTTGAATACGGTTTAGATGGCTTTGAAACAGATGTACTCCTAACTAAAGATGGTAAACTGATAGTATTTCATGATGCCCATGTCGACCGGACTACAAATGGTTCAGGAGAGGTAAGTGAACACACTTTAGATAAGTTAAAACGTCTAGATGCGGGTTATCATTTTACAGATATTAATGATCAAACACCTTATATGTATATTAACGTAGATTTAAAAGATGCACCAGATACATATGAAGGTCGTATCGCGCCGCAAGTCATATGCGACAATATTGTAAAGCATCACGCCCAACATCGTGTACTCGTTACCAGTTTCCATAAAGAGCAAATTGACCGCTTCATGAAATTTAGTAAAGGTGAAATAGCTATGGTGCTAGTCAAGCAGAAGTTACTGAAGGATTTATTAAATTTAACGGCATGTTAGGTCATACATTCAAATCACAAGCAGATACATTCCAAATGCCTGTTGAGTTTAAAGGGATATCATTGACTTCTAAACGTTTCATTCAATGGCTAAACTTAAATAATATCGTACCTGGATATTATGGTGTGAATAGCATAGATTTAATGGCTGACCTATATCATAAAGGTGTTCATACCTTAGTGACAGATCGCCCAGATTTAGCAAAGCAATTTAAAGAAACGTTAAAAAAAGTAAAATATAAACCTCGCAGTTAATCACCAATCTAAAAAGCAACATTTTCTATTTTATCGGAAAGTGTTGCTTTAAGTTTGTAAAAACTACGTCATAAAATAAATAGTCTTGCTTTATATAAATCAAAACCAGAAAAATAACGGTGAATTAGCTTCATATTTGGATTTATCTAGATTTTCTTTCTTGATAATTTCATCAATACATATGAAATTACCCTCCTCCTCATTTTTTATTAACTTCCCAAAAGTCTTAGGATCATAAATTAAATTATCTATAAATTGAAGATTATCTGCCGTCGATATTTGAGCTTTGAAATGATATTTTTTGTTTTATTAACATAACCACTTACAAAGTAAACTCCCATCGGATTTTTTAAATAAGGTTACCTGCATAGAGTTATAATTTTTCAGATTATATTTAAAATATAAATAAATTCTTTTTTCTTGTGTTTCTATATAGTGATTTTTTTATTAATGTGTGAAATATATGAAAGTATTACAACTAATGATATAATAATGATTGTAATATAAATTTTTAGTTTACTTTTATTCATTATTTATATCTCTAATAATATTTTAACTAAGTAGAATTCCATTTGAAATTAAATGATTATATATCTAAAAATATTTCCGAAGCTTCTTATGAATCATTTCCAATTGGTCATAAAGTGTACTATAAAGAAAAAATTTAAAAGTAATTGAAAAACGTGATGACACTCAAAATGGTTTACGTGTCTATGCATTTGCACCTATGAAAAAATGGTAAAACTGATACTAATCATATTATTATGGGGTATGCTAATATCGATTCAACAAGTATTCATGGTATTATCACAGATGCTCAACTTTCATTTCATCATAACACAACAAATCCTAAAATTAATAATTATTATAAAAATTTAAATTATACTACAATCAATAAAAATTAAAATGCCGTTACTGATGATAATGATATTGTTAATAGTACGCATAATATGTCTATAGAAGCTTTTAAAAATAGTTTTAGTTTGCAGAATACTCTAATTTATTAAAACGTAAGTTTCCTATTACAAATGCTTATAAAAGAATCAAATGTTTCTACAAAAATGGTACTTACTCAAATGGCAGAAAGTGTTGCTTTTACTAAAGCGGTAAAAGAGAAATAATCCTAATAGTCATATTTACGGTGCAACTCACAGTTTAGGCTCAGTACATGCTCAAATCAATACAGTGCTTGGTAATATTGAGGGGCCACTACATTTGATACTCCAAATATATAATGAAACGTTTTCTAAAAGTTTTCAAAATAAAATTGATTCTCGTCAATTTGAACAAACCGTCAGAAATATAGGACATCCAGATGATATGATTAATAATTTGACATTTGGAAAGGACCGAATTGGCTCAAATATTATCGCCTTTCTTCATATTAATAAAGGGTTCTATATACCAAGTGTAGATCAACATTCTATTGCTAATTATGATGCTTTTGATAAAGATGGTAACATTCATGAAATGTCAAAATCTGAGTTAGCCCAATACAGAGAAGCACAAAAATTAGGTTTATCGTATAAAATGTTTAACATCCCCATGAGTCAAAACGATTTTATCCAAATTATGAATAAGAGAGTTAAAGATGACGAAGGTTCTACTACTGAAATCGATTAATCAATCTTTCTATATAAAGATGCATCTCCTATTAGTATTTGTCAGTTATCTCATTCTTTCTATAACTTAAATAATCAAAAAACATTTTCGATCGGTTCTTCATTTGTTTACCTTCGAAAGTATTTTTTATTGTTAAATTAAGTTTTTACTTCATCTCAACCCAACTATTACAATGAACAGTTGCATGACCCACCTGATGCGCAACCATGATGTCCTGTTTGAAAGAACGGGTTTCCTACTTCAATTTTAACGTTGTCGGAAACCACATACGCAATTTTGCTGATTACTTCATCTATCAAATTCTGTAATGACACTTCTTTAGCTTTATAATTCATAACAACTGGAAGCATTTCATAAGCGCGTTTACGTTGTCTGGTTTCCATCATAATCGTTTTATAATCAGGATGATATTTACCAAACCTCATAACATCATCATATTTATCTTTGGATTTAAGAAACGCTTGATAAAGCAGGTGTGCTTCGTCATGATTCTCTAAAGCATCTTTAGCTTGTTGATAGGCTTGATATACTTCTGATTGTACAATCATATCTGCAATATCCTCAATACCATCGAGAATTGATAATGTTTCTTCAGTAATCATCGTATCCTCCTGTTCATTTTACTTTTCAACAAAAATTAATGAATAATAATCTCGCATCACTTCTCCGCCCATTTCATCATATTTATTATTTAATAAACGAGAACGATGGATGTCAGAGTTAATCCAGCTATGAATGAGTGTTGGCACATCATCAAAATCGTACCCTACATTTTGACTAGCTGACTTATAAGTAACATGATTATCATCTAATTGTTGAGTAAGCGCATTTTCCGTAAACTCAACACTATCTGAACCTTTATCAGTTGCCTCATATAAGTTAATTGAAGCAATATGCGCTATATCACTATTAATCTTTAAGGGCTTTAACCCTTTCATTTCTCTCATCTTATTTGTCACTTCATATAAAGTGATTAATTGATTAGGATTTTGTTCATAAGGAATTGAATCATCTGTTTTTTCTTCAATTTGACTTTGATTCTCTTCACTATTCAACTTATAAGGTTGGAGCGTAGCTAATGTATTGGCATCCAAAAAGCGCACCGCTAATATGTTGTTCGATTGTTGATCAGAATAAACTTGTGCATAAACACTCCCATATTTAATTAGTGTTTGTGTTTTTAAATCTTCATCTGACATTTCAAATTTATAAGCTTTACCATTTGCTTTAATCGTAGGTTCAGGGTTAATGCTTGTATTTTCAAAAAGATGTGCCGCACTTTCACCTATTTTAAGAGGATCAACTTTGACGTCTTTACCCGTCGCATAAACCGACGTAATGACATTATTCTTAGTACTTACAATATAGTATTGATTGCTTTTCTTAAATATATAGTTCTTATAGCCATGTTTGTACGGGTATGTGCGGTCTGCTTGACCGAAGTGATGTGTCATAGTTTTAATATTTTTGCCAATCCAAGTTCCTACACCCTTTTTAGGTTTAGGATTCTCTACATCTTTATCTGTTTGTTTGAATTGCTCTGTTCGATTCGTTTTACTACCTTTATTTGGATTCTCTAATACATCAAATTTAAGACGTGGTGAGTAAAATAAATAAATTAGAAAAGTTACTAAAAATATAACGCCTATCACTTTTATAACTAACTTTTTCATCTCTCACCCACCTTTAAAGAATTACATATATTGTACAAAAATTAGATATCACTTATCAAGATAAGTGATACACTTACGCTAATTCTTAATAACTATATCTTTTTGATTCATTAATATACTCTTCCTAAAGTGCGAACTACTTCATACATCAATAGGTTAGATAATCAACGATGCAGTGCGAAATTAGAGTGTCACTTTTAAAGTAAAAAAATACTGATAAAACCTCAATCGAAGCTTTATCAGTAAAACGAAAAATTTATAAACCTAAAGTTGCTTTGAGCAATGAAGTTGTTTCTCCACCTGGATAAAGTACATATAATAAAATGTATACAGCTACACCAGTGATTGCTGTGAAGAACCAAACGATTGAAGCCACAGGTCCAACCTTTCTATGAATATTAAACTTATCTTTAAATGCTAAGATAATTTGAATTGATCCTAATACGCCACCGACTGTAGCAAGAACAATATGGAACACTAGGAAGATTGTGTAATACACTTTGATAGAATCTGGTCCGCCAAAAGCTGTATTCCCAATAAAAATTGTTCTACAAGCATAAATAATAAAGAATGTTAATGCGAAAATAGCTGCCCATAGCATAATATTTTTATGTTTGTGAATTTGGCGTTTCCAAATCAAAATCCAACCAATAGCGACTAAAATCGCACTGATAACAATACACGATGTACTTATCGTGGGTAAAATGGGTACGTTCATAAATTTCATCCTTACTTAAGTTAATTTATATCATTTTGATTAATGAAACAACAACAACGAGTACGAAGAATACGACTAAGTAGTTCAATGAATAAATGAACATTTGTGTTGCCCATTTAGTTTGATTAGACCCCTTTTTAAACGTTGTGAGGCCAAGAGCTAACCATCCTAAGTTAAGAAGTGTAGCTAATACAATAAAAGTTACACCTAAATTTGATAATAAGAAAGGTAATGGTAATAACAGTACTAACCAAATAAACATGCTCACTCTTGTACGTTTAAAACCTTTAACAGAAGGTAACATTGGAATATTAGCGAGAGAATATTCATCACTTCGTTTAATCGCTAAAGCATAAAAATGAATTGGTTGCCAACAAAAGACAACTAAAAACAACGCCATAACTACTAAACTGATACTTCCGTCAATGGCTACCCATCCGATTAAAGGTGGTACTGCACCAGGAAAGCTCCCAACAACTGTATTCCAAGTGGTATGACGTTTTGACCAAATAGAATAATAAGAAACATATCCTATAATACCAATTAATCCTAGAACGCCTGAAGGT
Proteins encoded in this region:
- a CDS encoding DUF7147 family protein, which translates into the protein MKQSFIKIGEGLTDLFEFTTLIEYNHKRINRIVYFHSPQSDKQLSSVAIIMNPTSENHFQAIYIMINVLKYPYPDGNKKFDIINSKAEKYDVPVVGIDVQPPETYHDLKLYFNYLISVLRLQRWIPPLQ
- a CDS encoding DUF2129 domain-containing protein, producing MNIIPRISLIIFLKHMKHERQIRKYGHIVHSNRQRKFVVMYVNEVHADDIVHKLMQLKYVHDIQCSPYKYLKKTYEKEKHEIL
- a CDS encoding YlbF family regulator encodes the protein MITEETLSILDGIEDIADMIVQSEVYQAYQQAKDALENHDEAHLLYQAFLKSKDKYDDVMRFGKYHPDYKTIMMETRQRKRAYEMLPVVMNYKAKEVSLQNLIDEVISKIAYVVSDNVKIEVGNPFFQTGHHGCASGGSCNCSL
- a CDS encoding CAP-associated domain-containing protein codes for the protein MKKLVIKVIGVIFLVTFLIYLFYSPRLKFDVLENPNKGSKTNRTEQFKQTDKDVENPKPKKGVGTWIGKNIKTMTHHFGQADRTYPYKHGYKNYIFKKSNQYYIVSTKNNVITSVYATGKDVKVDPLKIGESAAHLFENTSINPEPTIKANGKAYKFEMSDEDLKTQTLIKYGSVYAQVYSDQQSNNILAVRFLDANTLATLQPYKLNSEENQSQIEEKTDDSIPYEQNPNQLITLYEVTNKMREMKGLKPLKINSDIAHIASINLYEATDKGSDSVEFTENALTQQLDDNHVTYKSASQNVGYDFDDVPTLIHSWINSDIHRSRLLNNKYDEMGGEVMRDYYSLIFVEK
- a CDS encoding DUF420 domain-containing protein, which gives rise to MNVPILPTISTSCIVISAILVAIGWILIWKRQIHKHKNIMLWAAIFALTFFIIYACRTIFIGNTAFGGPDSIKVYYTIFLVFHIVLATVGGVLGSIQIILAFKDKFNIHRKVGPVASIVWFFTAITGVAVYILLYVLYPGGETTSLLKATLGL
- the cyoE gene encoding heme o synthase; its protein translation is MSREQTLSHDTGRVTFKELQQIIKMGLVQGNLIPAFVGAWLAIVMTNHSFLSSIPQILLMLVGSTLIMGGACALNNYYDQDIDRIMPSKQGRPTVNDRISDTNLLILSFGMMLIGEACLFLLNVPSGVLGLIGIIGYVSYYSIWSKRHTTWNTVVGSFPGAVPPLIGWVAIDGSISLVVMALFLVVFCWQPIHFYALAIKRSDEYSLANIPMLPSVKGFKRTRVSMFIWLVLLLPLPFLLSNLGVTFIVLATLLNLGWLALGLTTFKKGSNQTKWATQMFIYSLNYLVVFFVLVVVVSLIKMI